A single window of Nicotiana sylvestris chromosome 3, ASM39365v2, whole genome shotgun sequence DNA harbors:
- the LOC138888302 gene encoding uncharacterized protein, producing the protein MLKQIKVNISLIDALKEMSGYAKMMKDLMSRKFAFQDLDTVTLTQTCSAVVTRLIAEKLSDPGSFTIPCTIGNFAFAKALCDLGASINLMPLTIYKRLGIERARPTSMLLQLADRTVKRPSDILDDVLIQVGKFAFPADFVILDCKVDEEIPIILGRSFLATGKALINCETGSSI; encoded by the coding sequence atgctgaaacaaatcaaggtaaatatttcattgatagatgctttgaaagagatgtctgggtatgcaaaaatgatgaaggacttaatGTCTAGAAAATTCGCTTTCCAAGACCTGGACACGGTGACTCTTACTCAGACCTGCAGTGCAGTGGTAACTAGACTAATTGCGGAGAAGCTATCTGACCCAGGGAGCTTTACAATTCCCTGCActattggtaattttgcttttgctaaGGCACTTTGTGATTTAGGGGCTAGcattaatcttatgcccctgaCGATTTATAAGAGGCTGGGGATTgaaagagctagacccacctctatgcTATTGCAGCTGGCTGATAGGACTGTAAAAAGACCCTCTGATATCctggatgatgtgttgattcaggtggggaaatttgcgttccctgcagattttgtgatcttggattgcaaggtagatgaagaaattcccataattttgggaaggtcgTTCTTGGCCACTGGGAAAGCTCTCATTAATTGTGAAACTGGGAGCTCAATATGA